The region TACTTAGAGTTTTCTGCAATAACAAAAGATGAAAAAGATATCATACTTTTTGGATTAGGAGCTATAAAAGGAGTTGGTAAATCTGCTGTTATCTCCGTTATAGAAACTAGAGAGCAAGAGGGTGAATTTACTTCTATAGAGAACTTTGTAAACCGTATAGATCCATCAAAAGTAAATAAGCGTTTTATAGAATCAAGTATAAAATCAGGTGGCTTTGATAGTTTTGGTTACTCAAGAAAAGCTCTTTTAGATCAGATAGAACAGATAGTAGAGACTGCAAAAAAAGCTAGTGATGCAAAGAAAAAAGCAGTAGGAAGTTTGTTTGGAGATGATGCAGAGATAACAGCTGTTAAGCTTGAGCTTACAAATTGTCCAGAGTATGAACTAAAAGAGATTTTAGAGTTTGAAAAAGAGACCTTAGGTTTTTATGTCTCAGGGCATCCGCTTGATGAATACAGAAGTGTTATGGATGAGTTAAACTACTCACTCTCTTCAGAACTTGAGAGCATTAAAGATGGTTCATTTGCTATTTTTATAGGTAAAGTTGAAGATATTGTCAAAAAAACTTCTAAAAAAGGAAATCAATTTGGCATAGTTAGTCTTATGGATTTTCATGGAAATATAGAAATTATGCTTTTTGCTGATAAGCTTGAACAGCTAAATGAGATGGACTTAAATGAGCCAATAGCCTTTAAAGCTAAAATCACGCATACAGATATGTTCACAAGAATCGGCGTTACAAAAATTATGACACTAAAAGAATCTAAAAAAGAGTGTAAAAAAGTTAAAAAAGAGGTGCGTGAAGTAGTGCAAGAGCCACTAAACTTGGCTGTTAAATTAGATAGCGATATAAATGTTTTAGAAGATTTATATAGACTTATAAGACAAAACCCTGGTAATCGTGAACTAAAGATAACTATCACTTCAAAACTTCACAATGTAGTTATAGACTCCGATATAAGAGTCGATAGTAAAATAATAACAGTACTAGACGGTAATACAGCCGTTGATATTATAGGATAGGAAATATAAATGAATAAAAATGATTTTAATGAAGGTTTAATGGGGTTCTTAGATGCATCTCCTACACCTTTTCATGCAACAAAAAATATGGCTGATATGTTTGAAAACGCTGGGTTTATAAAACTTTATGAAGAAAGTAAGTGGGAACTTAAAAAAGGTTCAAAATATTATTTAACTCGCAATGATTCTTCTGTTATAGCTTTTACTTATCCTGTAGATGCTAAAAACTATACTATGGTTGGGACTCATACTGATTCACCAAATCTAAAGTTAAAACCAAATCCTGTGATAAAAGAGCATGGAGTTGTGAAGTTTGGAGTTGAGTCTTATGGCGGTTTACTTTTAAATCCATGGTTTGATAGAGATCTATCTATAGCTGGAAGAATTTTTTATCTTAATAGTAAAGATGAAATTAAAGAGGCTCTTATAGATGCTAAAAAACCTCTTGCTATCATCCCATCTTTAGCTATTCATCTTGATGAAAATGCAAACAAAGAGAGAACTATAAATAAACAAACTGATATTTGCCCTATTTTAACTACTTTAGAAGATTTTGATTTTAGAGAGTTTTTAATGTGGCAACTATCTAAAGTAAATGTTTTAGATGTAAAAGAGTTATATGCATCTGAGCTTAGTTTTTATGACACGCAAAAAGCTTCTTTTGTTGGTTTAAATGATGATTTTATAGCTAGTGCAAGAGTTGATAATTTACTAAATTGTTATGTTGGGATGCTTAGCATCTGTAGTGTAGATGCAGACCAGCCAATGCTTTTTATAGGCAGTGATCATGAAGAGGTGGGAAGTGCATCTACTTCTGGTGCAGGTGGACCATTTTTACAAAATACACTCTCAAGAATGTTTAGTGATTTTGAGGAGTATATGCAGATGATACGAACATCAATTATGATTTCTGCGGATAATGCACACGCTGTTCATCCAAACTATCCATCTAAACATGACTCAAAACACGCTCCACGTCTAAATAAAGGAAGTGTTATAAAAGTAAATGCAAATCAAAGATATGCATCTAATGCTAAAACTATTTCTAAGTTTATGAAAGTAGCATCTGAGCAAAATGAGCCGATACAACACTTTGTTACAAGAAGTGATATGGGATGTGGAACTACTATAGGACCTATTACATCTACAAGACTTGGTATAGACACTGTAGATGTTGGACTTCCGACACTTGCTATGCACTCTATAAGGGAGCTTGCAGGAAGTGATGATGCTTACTCTTTGTATAAAATAATTCTTGGATATAAATAAAAAATGCAAACTCAAGATATAGTAACTCCTGAGGAACTTGACCTTTTAATTAAGCAGACATATAAAGTTGAAAATGAGTTCAATGAGCTAAAGGCTTCTTATACTCATTTACAAAATACTGTTGAAAAAGTGGTTGAGTTTTTGCCAAATGCTATTTGGATAGTAAATAGTGACAATAGTATTTTTTTGCAAAACTCAAAAGCTAGAGATCTTTGGGAACTTTTAAAACTTCTTGAGTTTAAAAATGATGATCATGAAATTTTGTTTAATTCTCGCTCTTATCTTATAAAAAGTTCAAACTATAAAGATAAGATAATGCTTAGTGCTACAGATATAACTGAGCAAAAAAGAAAAGAAAATCTTGCAACAATGGGACAGATGGCAGCGCATCTATCTCATGAGATAAGAAATCCAATAGGTTCTATATCTCTACTTAGTTCAACTCTAAAAAAACGTGTTTTACCTGAAAATATTCCAATAGTGCAGGAGATACAAAAGTCTGTATATCGCATCGACAGAATTATAAAAGCTACTTTGATGTTTTCTAAAGGTGTTGAAATTTCAAAGAGTAAATTTATGTGGAATGATTTAAAAAATTCCATAGATATGTCCATAGGTTATTATGGTTATTCTAAAGATATTGATTTTAAATTTCCACAAGAAAATTTTGAGTTAAATGCAGATAAAAATCTTTTAGAGATGCTTTTTTCAAACTTTATTGCAAATGCCATAGATGCTATAGAAAGTGACGATAATGATGATGGAATCATAGAAGTTGTTTATGAAAAAGATAAAATATATCATAATTTTTACATCTACGATACTGGTATAGATATAGAAAATAAAGAAGAGCTTTTTGAAGCATTTAAGAGTACAAAAGTAAAAGGTAATGGTCTTGGATTGGTTCTATGTAGTCAAATAGCAGAGGCTCATGGAGGAGAAGTAAAGTTAGTAGATAGTGATAAAAAATGCTTTAAGGTTAAGATTAAGATTTAGTAACTAGGATTTAAAAGTATTTTTTTAAGTAAGATGGAAAGAGTTTGCATCTCTTTGTCACTTAAGACTTCAAAATATTTACTACACATTTTAGAGACTTCTTTTAAAGATTTTATGACTAACTCTTCACCTTCTTGTGTTAAACAAACAAGCATACATCTTTTATCTGCAGGATTTTCTTTTCTAAGTATTAAAGCTCTCTCTTGAAGTCTCTTTAAAACCTTTGTCA is a window of uncultured Sulfurimonas sp. DNA encoding:
- a CDS encoding M18 family aminopeptidase, translating into MNKNDFNEGLMGFLDASPTPFHATKNMADMFENAGFIKLYEESKWELKKGSKYYLTRNDSSVIAFTYPVDAKNYTMVGTHTDSPNLKLKPNPVIKEHGVVKFGVESYGGLLLNPWFDRDLSIAGRIFYLNSKDEIKEALIDAKKPLAIIPSLAIHLDENANKERTINKQTDICPILTTLEDFDFREFLMWQLSKVNVLDVKELYASELSFYDTQKASFVGLNDDFIASARVDNLLNCYVGMLSICSVDADQPMLFIGSDHEEVGSASTSGAGGPFLQNTLSRMFSDFEEYMQMIRTSIMISADNAHAVHPNYPSKHDSKHAPRLNKGSVIKVNANQRYASNAKTISKFMKVASEQNEPIQHFVTRSDMGCGTTIGPITSTRLGIDTVDVGLPTLAMHSIRELAGSDDAYSLYKIILGYK
- a CDS encoding HAMP domain-containing sensor histidine kinase — encoded protein: MQTQDIVTPEELDLLIKQTYKVENEFNELKASYTHLQNTVEKVVEFLPNAIWIVNSDNSIFLQNSKARDLWELLKLLEFKNDDHEILFNSRSYLIKSSNYKDKIMLSATDITEQKRKENLATMGQMAAHLSHEIRNPIGSISLLSSTLKKRVLPENIPIVQEIQKSVYRIDRIIKATLMFSKGVEISKSKFMWNDLKNSIDMSIGYYGYSKDIDFKFPQENFELNADKNLLEMLFSNFIANAIDAIESDDNDDGIIEVVYEKDKIYHNFYIYDTGIDIENKEELFEAFKSTKVKGNGLGLVLCSQIAEAHGGEVKLVDSDKKCFKVKIKI